The genomic DNA GATACCACAAACAGTGAGTATATGACGTGGCTCTTATTGGTGGTCTTACCCTGTACAAAAAACTGTTGGAATGAATTTGGTGCACAACCCATTGTTAGCTCTCTCCTATGAGAGATGACTACGAACAGAAAAATGCTTAATTTCAAATTCATTCCACTGTTTGTGGAATATAATTCTGGAAGGTTGAACAAATGGAAACATTGTACAAACGGTGTGCTGGCTTGGATGTTCACTCAGAGACTATTGTAGCCTGTGTCCTAATGGGTGAATCAGAGGCAGACCTGGTAAAAGAAACTGAAACATTTCCTACTATGACTAAAGACTTGTTTCGGCTTCTAAAGTGGTTAGAAGAAAAACAGGTAACTCATATTGCGATGGAAAGCACTGGCGTTTACTGGAAACCTGTTTATAACATCTTAGAAGATTTTTTTGATATTACCTTGGCAAACGCACAAAGAATCAAAAACGTTCCCGGTAGAAAGACAGATGTGTCAGATGCAGAATGGATTGCCAAATTATTAAGACATGGATTAATAGAGAAGAGCTTTGTTCCTCCAGAGGACATAAGAAATCTAAGGGATCTAACTCGTCTCCGCAAGAAATGGATTGGTCATATGACATCTGAAAAGAATCGAATCCAAAAGGTACTTGAGACTTCAAATATCAAATTAAGTACAGTAATTTCAGATGTATTTGGAGTTTCCGGCAGGAAACTTTTAGAACAACTAATGTCTAATGGTTACTTAGATCAAAAAGACGTTGAACAAAGAATTCATGGTCGAATGGCTCATAAAAAACAGTCAATTACGGACTCCTTGTTTGGTACGATAAATGACCACCAATTATTTCTTATCAAACAATCTTGGATGCACATTGTCTATCTAGAAGAGTTAATATCAGATATTGAAAAAAGGATAGATGAAATCTTAAAAGACTACAAAGAAGAAGTGGATATCATTGTCACGATGACAGGTATTAAAAAAGATACAGCAGCTACAATAATTGCAGAAATCGGAGTAAATATGGAACAATTTCCTACTTCCAAACATATTGCTTCCTGGGCAGGACTATCACCAGGAAATCATGAAAGTGCAGGGAAAAGAAAAAGCACACGGACGGTGAAAGGAAACCCTCATATTAAGTCAGCACTTTGCGAAGCTGCGTGGGCAGCATCACGAAGTAAAAACACCAGGTTATCCGCTAAATATTGGTCACTAGCTGCAAGAAGAGGAAAGAAAAAAGCACTCGTTGCCATTGGACATCGAATGCTTACAATCATCTATCACATGCTAAAGAACAAAGAACCCTACCATGAGTCAACATAAATTAGCAGTATAGACAAAAGTTAAAAAAGATATTCGAGATACCATAAATTTAGGTACCTCTGCTTTCCTATTGCAAAAATTGCATTAATAATATCATTAACACAACTGATCTTGTTTAAACCCATATTTATTTTCACAGAAAAGGGAGAACAATATGACGAATTTATTTAAGGGGAAATTAATAAAGCTTACTACTGTCCGTGCAGAGGACGCAGCAATTATGGCATCATGGGAGGAAAACTCAGACTATTTACGTAATCTTGATACGGATATCGCCTATCCGCATTCCATTGCGGAACTTGAAGAGGATAAAGAACGAAGCTCTAATTCAGCGTATTTCCGGTTACGAACAATAGAGAATGACATTTTAATTGGTTTTGTTGTCATCCACTCTATCGAATGGAATAATCGGGTCGGTTCTTTAGCCATTGGAATAGGAGATACAAACTATCAAAATAAAGGCTATGGTAGTGAAGCATTACAATTAATCCTCCGTTATGCATTTCATGAGTTAAATCTACATCGAGTGGGTTTGGACGTCATTGGCTATAACAGTCGGGCAATCCGCGCATATGAAAAAGCAGGTTTTATCGTAGAAGGAAGACTTCGTTCCGCTATTAATCGTGACGGGCGTTATTCCGATCGTATTATGATGGGGATATTAAGATCAGAATGGGAACAACAAGTTTTAAAGCAATAGAGCAAAAAAGCCAACGAGTTTTTTCGTTGGCTCTTGGTGTTAAAATGTATGGGCTAAATCCTTTGCTCTTGCAATCGCATTCTCTTTGATTTCTTGTGCTTTATCTGGCATCGCATTATGACCTTCTACAAATAATCCTTCAAACGAAGGAACTCCGTAAAATTGCATAATCACACTTAAATAACGGTGCCCCATTTCAAGGGCTGCAGCAGGACCTTCAGAGTAAACCCCACCACGCGCTTGAATATGTAAAGATTTTTTATCCGTTAATAATCCTATTGGACCTTCGGCTGTGTACTTAAATGTCTTTCCAGCAACAGAAACCGCATCAAGATACGCCTTCATCACTGGAGGGAATGAAAAATTCCAAAGTGGAGTAACAAATACATATTTGTCAAAAGAGATAAATTGATCACAAAGTTCACCAAGGCGTGCCACCTTAGCCTTTTCCTCTGAAGAAAGCTCATCAAAACCTTTTCCTGATTGTAGCTTTCCCCAGCCACTGAATACGTCAACATCAATTTGAGGAATATCCTCTTTATAAAGATCTAAGTGTAAGACCTCGTGATCCGAATTTTTTTCTTTGTACGTGTCAATAAATGCTTTACCTACAGCCATACTATAAGACTGTGTGTCATCGTGTGGATGAGCAGTAATGTAAAGGACTTTTGTCATTTTCTCATCTTTCCTTTCTTCTATTGTTGTGCATTCTAGTTTGTGAGAAAACAACTTTTGTATGCATCTAACTAAAATTTTTCAAATAAAAAAGGGACGCTCCTTCGAATGCCCCTTTCCTTCAAAAATTCAGTTTTCTGTTGTAAATGGATTTCCACTAATGTTTGCTCTCATTTCATCAGTGATCATAAAAGGCTCTTGCTCTTTCACTTCCCCTTCTGTTGGAGCGCCATGCAAACTTCCATCATAATGCATCGGTTTTTGATCCATATGTATTCACCTCCATCAAAGGATAGTATATACAATATCTTACTATTTATTTTAAATAAAAAATATATTATTTAAAATATTCTTACTACTTTTTTAACCCATGTGATTATTTTTTTTCCTCTGCAAGATTTAACTTTCTTAGCTCGTTATCTGTCTTATTCCGGGTTAAGTTATAGGACTGCCATGAGGTATTTTTTATATACAATCGATCTTCTTTTCTCCCTATGAGCAACTCTTCTAATCCTGGTATTTCGGCTCCACTTTGATAAAGATCAATAAGCCCAAGAGTTCCCGTGTCCGATAGATTGTTTAAATAATAAATGTCAATTTTTCCGGTTGTTTCGTATCTCATAATATTTTGTTCGACAACAAATTGGTCGATATTTACAACATTGATACCTACATAATATACGAGTGCCGAAATGAAATAAAAATGAAACAAAGAAAGTTTCTCAAGCCAAATTTTCACCAGTGTATAAGCAAATATTACTGTTAAAAAGATCATAAACGAATGGGCAAGTACTCTTGTAAAAGTAAAGCCATACGCCTCTTCATACATCATCATCCGCATAAATGCCGAGATAAGAAGAACCACACTTGATAAAACTAACACAGATAAAGCGACACGAATGAACTTCT from Robertmurraya sp. FSL R5-0851 includes the following:
- a CDS encoding GNAT family N-acetyltransferase, with translation MTNLFKGKLIKLTTVRAEDAAIMASWEENSDYLRNLDTDIAYPHSIAELEEDKERSSNSAYFRLRTIENDILIGFVVIHSIEWNNRVGSLAIGIGDTNYQNKGYGSEALQLILRYAFHELNLHRVGLDVIGYNSRAIRAYEKAGFIVEGRLRSAINRDGRYSDRIMMGILRSEWEQQVLKQ
- a CDS encoding IS110 family transposase → METLYKRCAGLDVHSETIVACVLMGESEADLVKETETFPTMTKDLFRLLKWLEEKQVTHIAMESTGVYWKPVYNILEDFFDITLANAQRIKNVPGRKTDVSDAEWIAKLLRHGLIEKSFVPPEDIRNLRDLTRLRKKWIGHMTSEKNRIQKVLETSNIKLSTVISDVFGVSGRKLLEQLMSNGYLDQKDVEQRIHGRMAHKKQSITDSLFGTINDHQLFLIKQSWMHIVYLEELISDIEKRIDEILKDYKEEVDIIVTMTGIKKDTAATIIAEIGVNMEQFPTSKHIASWAGLSPGNHESAGKRKSTRTVKGNPHIKSALCEAAWAASRSKNTRLSAKYWSLAARRGKKKALVAIGHRMLTIIYHMLKNKEPYHEST
- a CDS encoding FMN-dependent NADH-azoreductase: MTKVLYITAHPHDDTQSYSMAVGKAFIDTYKEKNSDHEVLHLDLYKEDIPQIDVDVFSGWGKLQSGKGFDELSSEEKAKVARLGELCDQFISFDKYVFVTPLWNFSFPPVMKAYLDAVSVAGKTFKYTAEGPIGLLTDKKSLHIQARGGVYSEGPAAALEMGHRYLSVIMQFYGVPSFEGLFVEGHNAMPDKAQEIKENAIARAKDLAHTF